From Amycolatopsis sp. cg9, one genomic window encodes:
- a CDS encoding catalase encodes MTQSPPEPTTTDAGIPVESDEHSLTVGPDGPILLQDSYLIEQMAQFNRERVPERQPHAKGSGAFGRFEVTGDVSAYTKAAVFQPGTKTDLLIRFSTVAGERGSPDTWRDPRGFAVKFYTSEGNYDMVGNNTPVFFIRDPLKFQHFIRSQKRRADNNLRDHDMQWDFWTLSPESAHQVTWLMGDRGIPRTWRHMNGYSSHTFMWVNASGERFWVKYHFKTDQGVEHFTQDEADQMASADTDYHTRDLYEAIERGDHPSWTLKVQVMPFDDAKTYRFNPFDLTKVWPHGDYPLIDVGRMTLDRNPTDHHTEIEQAAFEPSNLVPGIGASPDKMLLGRLFSYPDAHRYRIGANYRQLPVNAPVAPVHSYSKDGAMRYTKVSDPVYAPNSKGGPHADVARYGQPAGWHTDGDMVRTAYTLREDDDDFGQAGTMVREVLDDAARERLVDNVVGHLLNGVGEPVLARAFDYWRNVDKDLGDRIESGVRAKQDEADPKAADQGNPARSSMQRKA; translated from the coding sequence ATGACGCAGTCCCCTCCCGAACCGACCACCACCGACGCCGGGATCCCGGTCGAAAGCGACGAGCACTCGCTCACGGTCGGCCCGGACGGCCCGATCCTGCTGCAGGACAGCTACCTCATCGAGCAGATGGCGCAGTTCAACCGCGAACGCGTCCCGGAACGCCAGCCGCACGCGAAGGGCAGCGGCGCGTTCGGGCGGTTCGAGGTGACCGGCGACGTCAGCGCGTACACCAAGGCGGCGGTGTTCCAGCCGGGGACGAAGACCGACCTGCTGATCCGGTTCTCCACCGTCGCCGGGGAGCGGGGCAGCCCCGACACCTGGCGCGACCCGCGCGGCTTCGCGGTGAAGTTCTACACCAGCGAAGGCAACTACGACATGGTCGGGAACAACACCCCGGTCTTCTTCATCCGGGACCCGTTGAAGTTCCAGCACTTCATCCGGTCGCAGAAGCGCCGCGCGGACAACAACCTGCGCGACCACGACATGCAGTGGGACTTCTGGACGCTGTCGCCGGAATCGGCGCACCAGGTGACGTGGCTGATGGGCGACCGCGGCATCCCGCGGACCTGGCGGCACATGAACGGCTACAGCTCCCACACGTTCATGTGGGTCAACGCCTCGGGTGAACGCTTCTGGGTGAAGTACCACTTCAAGACCGACCAGGGCGTCGAGCACTTCACCCAGGACGAAGCCGACCAGATGGCCTCGGCCGACACCGACTACCACACTCGTGACCTGTACGAGGCGATCGAGCGCGGCGACCACCCGAGCTGGACGCTCAAGGTGCAGGTCATGCCGTTCGACGACGCCAAGACCTACCGGTTCAACCCGTTCGACCTCACGAAGGTGTGGCCGCACGGCGACTACCCGCTGATCGACGTCGGCCGGATGACGCTGGACCGGAACCCGACCGACCACCACACCGAGATCGAGCAGGCCGCGTTCGAGCCGAGCAACCTCGTGCCCGGCATCGGCGCCAGCCCGGACAAGATGCTGCTCGGCCGCCTGTTCTCCTACCCGGACGCACACCGCTACCGGATCGGCGCGAACTACCGGCAGCTGCCGGTCAACGCGCCCGTCGCGCCCGTCCACAGCTACAGCAAGGACGGCGCGATGCGGTACACGAAGGTGTCCGACCCGGTGTACGCGCCGAACTCGAAGGGCGGCCCGCACGCCGACGTCGCGCGGTACGGGCAGCCGGCGGGCTGGCACACCGACGGCGACATGGTCCGCACCGCCTACACGCTGCGCGAGGACGACGACGACTTCGGCCAGGCCGGCACGATGGTCCGCGAGGTCCTCGACGACGCCGCCCGCGAGCGGCTGGTCGACAACGTCGTCGGGCACCTGCTCAACGGCGTCGGCGAGCCGGTGCTGGCGCGGGCGTTCGACTACTGGCGCAACGTCGACAAGGACCTCGGCGACCGGATCGAGTCCGGCGTGCGGGCCAAGCAGGACGAGGCCGACCCGAAGGCCGCCGACCAAGGGAACCCGGCGCGGTCGAGCATGCAGCGCAAGGCTTAG
- a CDS encoding Fur family transcriptional regulator produces the protein MSDVTTALRAAGLRVTAPRRAVLAWLAGHPHSTVDEIGTGVRSVLGSVSTQGVYDVLGACTEAGLIRRIELPGHPARFERRAGDNHHHVVCRICGRTEDVDCVVGAAPCLAPDDAHGFLIDEAEVVFWGQCPECRATPRKETPQ, from the coding sequence ATGAGCGATGTGACCACCGCGCTGCGGGCCGCCGGCCTGCGGGTCACGGCGCCCCGGCGGGCAGTGCTCGCTTGGCTGGCCGGGCATCCTCACTCCACAGTGGACGAAATCGGCACCGGGGTCCGGTCGGTGCTGGGCTCGGTGTCCACCCAAGGCGTCTACGACGTCCTGGGCGCGTGCACGGAGGCCGGCTTGATCCGGCGGATCGAACTGCCGGGACACCCCGCCCGGTTCGAACGGCGAGCCGGGGACAACCACCACCACGTCGTGTGCCGCATCTGCGGGCGGACGGAGGACGTCGACTGCGTGGTCGGCGCGGCTCCGTGCCTGGCCCCGGACGACGCGCACGGCTTCCTGATCGACGAAGCGGAAGTGGTGTTCTGGGGCCAGTGCCCCGAATGCCGCGCCACACCGCGGAAAGAGACACCGCAATGA
- a CDS encoding DNA polymerase ligase N-terminal domain-containing protein, with protein sequence MSERPAFVLHEHWRPRHHFDLRLEEDGVLRSWAVPRGLPPDAGGDRLAVAVPDHELDHLGYEDETKKIADTGWWEEHDRTAKRILFTLHGRTSSVRYALIRTARDWLLHRTREQPD encoded by the coding sequence GTGAGCGAGCGACCGGCCTTCGTGCTGCACGAGCACTGGCGGCCGCGGCACCACTTCGACCTCCGGCTGGAGGAAGACGGCGTGCTGCGGTCGTGGGCGGTGCCGCGCGGCCTCCCGCCGGACGCGGGCGGGGACCGGCTGGCGGTCGCCGTGCCCGACCACGAGCTCGACCACCTCGGCTACGAGGACGAGACCAAGAAGATCGCCGACACGGGCTGGTGGGAGGAGCACGACCGGACGGCCAAGCGGATCCTGTTCACGTTGCACGGCCGGACGTCGTCGGTGCGGTACGCGCTGATCCGCACCGCGCGGGACTGGCTGCTGCACCGGACCCGGGAGCAGCCGGACTGA
- a CDS encoding DUF998 domain-containing protein: MLCPAPTRPSLRARLLVPGALAAFAGAVVLLAVLHLDRRVAALDPVSTMLSDYALSPGRWLWDGALLLTSTGSALLLVALYRRGLLANPALVAAKALWCVSLLAVAVFAKDPQGGAITATGKIHLYASAVTCLSLPVVGWALGRRHRDDPRWRRFAAWSRRLALAAIPFYLPFIVPFAVNVVLGGHLPTVATGLVERLMMVLEIALLAVLGQWAHRAMRPAPSGA, from the coding sequence ATGCTGTGCCCCGCACCCACCCGTCCGTCCCTGCGCGCCCGGCTGCTCGTCCCCGGGGCGCTGGCCGCCTTCGCCGGCGCTGTCGTGCTCCTGGCCGTGCTGCACCTCGACCGGCGGGTGGCGGCACTCGACCCGGTCAGCACGATGCTCAGCGACTACGCACTGAGCCCGGGCCGCTGGCTGTGGGACGGCGCGCTGCTGCTGACCAGCACCGGCTCGGCGCTGCTGCTGGTCGCGCTGTACCGCCGCGGCCTGCTGGCGAACCCGGCGCTCGTCGCGGCGAAGGCGCTGTGGTGTGTGAGCCTGCTGGCGGTGGCGGTGTTCGCGAAGGATCCGCAGGGTGGGGCGATCACGGCGACGGGCAAGATCCACCTCTACGCGTCCGCGGTGACGTGCCTGAGCCTGCCGGTCGTCGGCTGGGCGCTGGGCCGACGGCACCGCGACGACCCGCGCTGGCGCCGCTTCGCCGCTTGGTCCCGGCGGCTGGCGCTGGCCGCGATCCCGTTCTACCTGCCGTTCATCGTCCCGTTCGCGGTGAACGTCGTGCTCGGCGGGCACCTGCCGACGGTGGCGACCGGCCTGGTGGAACGGCTGATGATGGTGCTGGAGATCGCGCTGCTCGCCGTGCTCGGGCAGTGGGCGCACCGGGCCATGCGCCCGGCCCCGTCCGGCGCGTAG
- a CDS encoding NAD(+)/NADH kinase, which yields MHSAGLVLHPRRDSAAAVEAVLGWAGHRGIEILGIEDEIVRLDCAAIGVTPEELGRRADLVVSLGGDGTMLRAMRLADGQRAPVLGVNLGKLGFLAEVDVPDLPGALSAIDDHQFTVEPRLAVDAVLAGRRITAFNDIAVVRVPGDGSAAVAVRVGGQPFVSYSADAVVVATPTGSTAYSFSAGGPITSPSVEALLVTPAAPHSAYSRGVVLSVHDEVTLELLPTSGRLAVEVDGQVQGYVSPGDRLDLSARPSAARVVRLGMTTFYQRARRKLRLTDSAEIPAEGDH from the coding sequence ATGCACTCCGCGGGACTGGTGCTGCACCCCCGCCGCGACTCGGCGGCCGCCGTCGAGGCCGTGCTGGGCTGGGCGGGCCACCGGGGCATCGAGATCCTCGGCATCGAGGACGAGATCGTCCGGCTGGACTGCGCCGCGATCGGGGTGACGCCCGAAGAGCTCGGGCGGCGCGCCGACCTCGTGGTCAGCCTCGGCGGTGACGGCACGATGCTGCGGGCCATGCGGCTGGCCGACGGGCAGCGCGCGCCGGTGCTCGGGGTGAACCTGGGCAAGCTCGGCTTCCTCGCCGAGGTCGACGTCCCGGACCTGCCGGGCGCGCTTTCGGCGATCGACGACCACCAGTTCACCGTCGAGCCGCGGCTGGCCGTGGACGCGGTGCTCGCCGGGCGGCGGATCACGGCGTTCAACGACATCGCGGTGGTGCGCGTGCCCGGCGACGGCAGCGCGGCCGTCGCGGTCCGCGTCGGTGGCCAGCCGTTCGTCAGCTACTCGGCGGACGCGGTGGTCGTGGCGACCCCGACCGGCTCGACGGCGTACAGCTTCTCCGCCGGCGGGCCGATCACCAGCCCGTCGGTGGAAGCGCTGCTGGTCACCCCGGCGGCGCCGCACTCGGCGTACAGCCGGGGTGTGGTGCTCTCGGTGCACGACGAGGTCACCCTGGAACTGCTGCCGACCAGCGGCCGGCTCGCGGTGGAGGTCGACGGCCAGGTGCAGGGGTACGTCTCCCCCGGCGACCGGCTCGACCTGAGCGCCCGCCCGAGTGCGGCGCGGGTGGTGCGGCTCGGGATGACGACGTTCTACCAGCGGGCCCGGCGCAAGCTCCGCCTCACCGACTCGGCGGAAATCCCGGCCGAGGGCGACCACTGA